One genomic window of Desulfurococcus mucosus DSM 2162 includes the following:
- a CDS encoding cation diffusion facilitator family transporter produces MITLGFTPVSSIEARLRSARSGFIASALLSFTGLVLELAVALIAPSIILITDLLHWTVDTVLEAVFLLVVYLASRFSKRFPWSIVMIEGVTVTTAILVILGLYGYIFLDYISSTAEGVSTRSLIPLVATLAGGVITVAMYIIQRRNYLRYRIELLRVDAAHALIDFIASILASIGIALTYWSGSHSVELLFTFMSMMFVVHSLFEVFKDIVRTLTGSNIDYELRARIKDSLIEDFSNVEVGDVDARKIGSFYVVSAKILVDPDMTMREIHRLRKRIVRSITSCSELIYHVDVKFYPNHRVKTRRRQHTR; encoded by the coding sequence GTGATCACATTGGGTTTCACCCCGGTCTCCAGCATAGAGGCTAGATTGCGGAGTGCACGCAGCGGCTTCATAGCGTCAGCTCTGCTGTCTTTCACCGGCCTCGTACTAGAGCTGGCTGTGGCATTAATAGCTCCAAGCATAATACTCATCACGGATCTACTCCACTGGACAGTGGACACTGTTCTGGAAGCAGTATTCCTGCTAGTGGTGTACCTGGCCAGCAGGTTCAGTAAGAGGTTCCCGTGGTCGATAGTAATGATAGAGGGCGTTACCGTTACCACCGCTATCCTGGTGATACTTGGATTATACGGCTACATATTCCTCGACTACATCTCCTCTACTGCTGAAGGAGTATCCACGAGGAGCTTGATCCCACTGGTGGCAACCCTTGCAGGAGGCGTCATAACTGTTGCAATGTACATTATACAGCGGAGGAACTATCTAAGGTATAGAATAGAGCTCCTCAGAGTCGACGCAGCCCATGCCTTGATAGACTTCATAGCATCCATCCTAGCATCCATAGGCATAGCTCTAACATACTGGAGTGGCAGTCACTCCGTGGAACTCCTATTCACATTCATGTCAATGATGTTCGTAGTACACAGTCTCTTCGAGGTTTTCAAGGACATAGTGAGAACGCTTACAGGGTCGAACATAGATTACGAGTTACGGGCAAGGATAAAGGATTCCCTGATCGAGGACTTCAGTAATGTAGAGGTAGGGGATGTGGATGCCAGGAAGATAGGTTCATTCTACGTGGTGTCAGCCAAGATACTTGTGGACCCGGATATGACGATGCGTGAGATCCACCGGTTGAGGAAGAGAATAGTGAGAAGCATTACATCCTGCTCCGAACTGATATATCATGTTGATGTTAAATTCTACCCTAATCACCGCGTGAAAACGCGGAGACGACAGCACACGAGGTAA
- a CDS encoding carbohydrate kinase family protein translates to MPKANTPLHVSVGNFNIDVAVYVDKMPGLDESVNAREVDIRPGGAATNYAVAVSHYGHRSSLIASVSSNPLAKMGLETVRDMGVDVSHVSYVDAQPGMVVSIVYPDGSRSMIRSLGANAYLTPDKVSQELLDSSSVVHMATLHPAKALEISRRTRAAMKSYDPGVYVHTDVSELREVLRHIDVLFLNRQEYAVLTGKVDVRELFNLGVNIIVVKLGGKGAVALTRDGGVYHAYTAPQGKPVDTTGAGDAFNAFFNAAYIDTGSVREALRYGASAGALKTLCKGSMLCWDRGLFKRHLEASIVEEGVNALSLISKG, encoded by the coding sequence TTGCCTAAAGCCAATACACCACTACATGTGAGCGTTGGGAACTTCAACATTGATGTAGCAGTATACGTGGATAAGATGCCAGGTTTAGATGAGAGCGTGAATGCAAGGGAGGTAGATATACGGCCAGGCGGTGCAGCCACGAATTATGCTGTTGCCGTATCACATTACGGCCATCGCTCATCACTCATAGCGTCAGTGTCAAGCAACCCATTGGCGAAGATGGGTCTTGAAACAGTGAGGGACATGGGTGTAGATGTCTCCCACGTCTCATACGTGGATGCACAGCCAGGCATGGTTGTATCAATAGTCTACCCGGATGGATCAAGATCCATGATCAGGAGTCTCGGCGCTAATGCCTACCTGACACCTGACAAGGTGAGTCAGGAGCTCCTTGATTCATCCAGCGTGGTGCACATGGCGACTCTCCACCCGGCGAAGGCACTGGAGATCTCGCGGAGAACCCGTGCAGCCATGAAAAGCTATGACCCAGGCGTCTACGTGCACACAGATGTAAGCGAGCTACGTGAGGTATTGAGGCACATAGACGTGCTCTTCCTGAATAGGCAGGAGTACGCTGTGCTCACCGGTAAGGTAGATGTACGGGAGCTCTTCAATCTAGGCGTAAACATAATAGTTGTTAAGCTCGGCGGTAAAGGAGCGGTGGCGTTGACCAGGGATGGCGGGGTCTACCATGCGTATACAGCACCGCAGGGGAAGCCTGTGGACACCACGGGGGCCGGCGATGCTTTCAACGCGTTCTTTAACGCTGCATACATAGACACAGGGAGCGTGAGAGAGGCACTTAGGTATGGTGCCTCCGCCGGGGCTTTAAAAACGCTTTGCAAGGGAAGCATGTTGTGCTGGGATAGAGGCCTCTTCAAGAGGCACCTGGAGGCAAGCATAGTTGAGGAGGGCGTCAACGCGTTAAGCCTGATTTCAAAGGGATAG
- the udp gene encoding uridine phosphorylase: MDAGERLKSASRPESGEGRQYHLQVKPGDVSRYILLPGDPERVPWIASFWEKSWLVARHREYVTYSGYYKGVFVSATSTGIGAPATAIAVEELARVGGDTFIRVGTTGALRSDIRVGDIVISTGAVRLEGTSRHYVMPEYPAVASYDVVMALVEAADSLGVRYHVGLTASSDSFYVGQERPGFRDYLPPFQRGLVSYLRSINVLNFEMEASLIFTLANIYGLRAGAVCAAIANRETEEFIVNAGVGDAIRVANEAVKILSEWDEEARREGKKYITASVIKRTASRRN; encoded by the coding sequence ATGGATGCAGGGGAGAGATTAAAGAGTGCGAGCCGCCCTGAGAGCGGGGAGGGCAGGCAGTATCATCTACAGGTTAAACCCGGTGATGTCAGCCGATACATCCTCCTCCCGGGTGACCCGGAGAGGGTTCCATGGATCGCTAGCTTCTGGGAGAAGTCATGGCTTGTGGCGAGGCATAGGGAGTATGTTACTTACAGTGGATACTACAAGGGAGTATTTGTCTCGGCTACAAGCACCGGTATAGGTGCACCGGCCACGGCGATCGCGGTTGAGGAGCTTGCAAGGGTTGGAGGGGACACGTTTATAAGGGTTGGAACCACCGGTGCGCTTCGAAGCGATATACGTGTCGGGGACATAGTGATATCAACGGGTGCTGTGAGGCTGGAGGGCACCAGTAGACACTACGTTATGCCGGAATACCCTGCTGTAGCTAGCTACGATGTAGTGATGGCTCTAGTCGAGGCGGCTGATTCCCTGGGTGTCAGGTATCATGTTGGCTTAACAGCCAGCAGTGACAGCTTCTACGTGGGGCAGGAGAGACCGGGCTTCAGGGATTACCTGCCTCCATTCCAGAGAGGCCTCGTCTCATACCTGAGAAGCATCAATGTATTGAACTTCGAAATGGAGGCATCACTCATCTTTACGCTTGCAAACATATATGGGTTGAGGGCTGGCGCTGTCTGCGCCGCCATAGCCAACAGGGAGACAGAGGAATTCATAGTGAACGCTGGTGTAGGAGACGCTATCAGGGTTGCGAATGAAGCTGTGAAGATACTGAGCGAGTGGGATGAGGAAGCCAGAAGGGAGGGCAAGAAATACATAACGGCATCCGTCATTAAACGCACAGCCTCCCGGAGGAATTAG
- a CDS encoding metallophosphoesterase gives MLIGVLSDTHDNVSATRSIVERMVEQGVELAIHLGDVVSPFTLRFMRDSARGLKFIILKGNNDGDVHLLSRISASYGWDYYSEPVFLEIGGRRMLALHGYGDIAATNKMVDALARSLDVDMVLYGHTHVARAEFLEGKLVFNPGEACGYITGRRSYGIVDTDTMKAKIVEAD, from the coding sequence ATGCTTATAGGGGTTCTAAGCGATACGCATGATAATGTGTCAGCCACTAGAAGCATAGTTGAACGCATGGTGGAGCAGGGAGTAGAGTTAGCGATACATCTCGGTGACGTGGTAAGCCCCTTCACGCTGAGATTCATGAGGGATTCAGCGAGAGGGTTGAAGTTCATTATTTTGAAAGGCAACAACGATGGCGACGTACACTTGCTGAGTAGGATCTCAGCCAGCTACGGATGGGACTACTATAGTGAGCCAGTTTTCCTCGAGATAGGTGGCAGGAGAATGCTGGCTTTGCACGGCTATGGTGATATAGCTGCAACCAATAAAATGGTGGACGCGCTTGCAAGATCCCTGGATGTGGACATGGTGCTATATGGGCATACACATGTAGCCAGGGCTGAATTCCTCGAGGGCAAGCTTGTTTTCAACCCGGGTGAGGCATGCGGCTATATAACCGGTAGACGCAGCTATGGCATCGTGGATACCGATACCATGAAGGCTAAAATAGTGGAGGCCGACTGA
- the hsp20 gene encoding archaeal heat shock protein Hsp20 — MEDDWWYRRRRRPFWEEGFFDEIDRMFEDMERMMWDLMRRLSRGFTPEGFEEFERELERKGVKPYVYGFSITIGPDGKPVIKEFGNVRRVRGKPVISEEREPLIDVFESGDEVTVIAEIPGVEKDKIDVKVSDDGRTIVINASDTNRKYYKEIELPAKVDPASAKASYKNGVLEVKLKKTGREDKGVKIKVE, encoded by the coding sequence ATGGAGGACGACTGGTGGTATAGGAGGAGGAGAAGGCCGTTCTGGGAGGAAGGCTTCTTCGACGAGATAGACAGGATGTTCGAGGACATGGAGAGGATGATGTGGGATTTAATGCGTAGATTAAGCAGGGGATTCACGCCTGAAGGATTCGAGGAGTTTGAGCGCGAGCTGGAGAGGAAGGGTGTGAAACCATATGTATACGGGTTCAGTATAACAATAGGGCCCGATGGTAAGCCGGTTATCAAGGAGTTCGGCAATGTCAGGAGGGTGCGGGGTAAACCCGTGATCTCTGAGGAAAGGGAGCCCTTGATCGATGTATTCGAGTCCGGGGACGAGGTAACAGTCATAGCTGAGATACCTGGCGTGGAAAAGGATAAGATCGATGTGAAAGTTTCAGACGACGGCAGGACAATTGTAATCAACGCCAGCGACACTAACAGGAAGTACTACAAGGAGATCGAGTTACCTGCCAAGGTGGATCCAGCATCAGCCAAGGCCTCCTACAAGAATGGAGTACTCGAGGTAAAGCTGAAGAAGACCGGTAGGGAGGATAAAGGCGTCAAGATAAAGGTCGAGTAA
- a CDS encoding secondary thiamine-phosphate synthase enzyme YjbQ: MKIYHHVARFSTSTRFQLIDITGIVEEAVEKSGVANGIVVIHAPHATAAIVLNENEEGLINDIVDKLKDLTEPDSGRWRHNRIDDNAHAHIGSAIIGAERVIPVVNGRVARGTWQNVFFIEMDGPRSSREVIITVMGE; this comes from the coding sequence GTGAAAATATATCATCATGTCGCCAGATTCTCGACGAGTACGCGTTTCCAGCTAATAGATATAACGGGGATCGTTGAAGAAGCCGTTGAAAAATCAGGGGTAGCCAACGGGATCGTCGTGATCCACGCTCCCCACGCGACGGCAGCCATAGTTCTCAACGAGAATGAAGAGGGCTTGATCAACGATATAGTAGACAAGCTTAAAGACCTAACAGAGCCCGATAGTGGAAGATGGAGGCATAACAGGATAGATGACAACGCCCATGCCCACATAGGCTCAGCCATTATTGGAGCTGAGAGAGTGATCCCGGTTGTAAACGGCAGAGTCGCCAGGGGAACATGGCAGAACGTGTTTTTCATAGAGATGGATGGCCCCCGTTCAAGCAGGGAGGTAATTATAACCGTTATGGGTGAGTAG
- a CDS encoding nicotinate phosphoribosyltransferase produces the protein MGFYIAREEEILGGLATDVYFTRTFKVLKAKGVRKKVRMEFHVMKLPKGYEWAVYAGLEEVIYLLKGKPVTVYSMPEGTLFKAGEPLLIIEGYYDDFALYETPVLGILRHYSSIASKAARVKRLAMDKTILFFGLRAVHPAIAPMVDRAAYIGGVDAVSGVLSEKYLGLKPSGTMPHALILTFGDQREAWKAFDEVVEPNVPRIMLVDTLYDEREEALMAARLLGGRLYGVRLDTPSSRRGDMKHIVEEVRWTLDINGFKNVKIVVSGGLDEKEIVRLRDLVDAFGVGTSISMPPSVDISADIVEVYENGAWKPFTKRGKLPGAKQVYRKRPGLNDIVALMDNPGNIPEDYTPLLLKYLDNGEPVRELPSLEDIRRYVLEQLREVPEPTLAD, from the coding sequence TTGGGATTCTACATAGCCCGTGAAGAAGAGATACTTGGAGGACTCGCCACAGACGTATACTTCACGAGAACATTCAAGGTGCTCAAGGCTAAAGGCGTCAGGAAAAAGGTTAGGATGGAGTTCCATGTGATGAAGCTACCCAAGGGCTATGAGTGGGCCGTGTATGCAGGGCTCGAGGAGGTCATATACCTGCTTAAAGGTAAACCCGTCACAGTATACTCGATGCCTGAGGGAACACTCTTCAAGGCGGGGGAACCCCTACTCATCATAGAGGGGTACTACGATGACTTCGCACTCTACGAGACCCCGGTGCTCGGCATACTGAGACACTACTCCAGTATAGCCAGCAAGGCTGCACGTGTTAAGAGATTGGCCATGGATAAAACCATCCTATTCTTCGGGCTCAGGGCGGTGCACCCTGCAATAGCCCCGATGGTTGATCGAGCCGCATACATAGGTGGAGTCGACGCTGTTTCAGGCGTGTTAAGTGAAAAATACCTTGGACTAAAACCATCGGGAACCATGCCTCACGCACTGATCCTTACCTTTGGCGATCAACGTGAAGCATGGAAAGCATTCGACGAAGTAGTTGAACCCAATGTGCCGAGAATAATGCTGGTGGACACACTCTATGACGAACGTGAAGAAGCATTAATGGCTGCACGCCTCCTCGGCGGGAGACTATACGGCGTCAGGCTTGACACGCCGAGCAGTAGACGCGGTGACATGAAACATATTGTTGAAGAGGTGAGGTGGACCCTTGACATTAACGGCTTCAAGAACGTTAAGATAGTTGTAAGCGGCGGGCTCGACGAGAAGGAGATAGTGAGGCTCAGAGACCTTGTGGACGCCTTCGGCGTCGGGACAAGCATCTCCATGCCCCCCAGTGTAGACATAAGTGCTGACATTGTTGAAGTATACGAGAATGGAGCCTGGAAACCGTTCACCAAGAGAGGTAAGTTACCGGGTGCGAAACAAGTATACAGGAAGAGGCCGGGATTAAACGACATAGTTGCATTAATGGATAACCCGGGCAACATACCGGAGGACTACACACCGTTGCTCCTGAAGTACCTTGATAACGGCGAACCAGTAAGGGAACTCCCGAGTCTAGAGGACATAAGGAGATATGTGCTCGAGCAACTCAGGGAAGTACCGGAACCCACCCTAGCTGACTAA
- a CDS encoding HAD family hydrolase gives MKLAVALDYDGVLVDSYRGIPVFYIMDLPVLTGAASDYARQLLYLEYLAEGIGLLREELWPRYIPGFSLSLYDELITRYWERRMEYSHPLPGVRHALKLLMENDVDLYHVGHRDDIYGLKEHRVEVDGFSEYFKTLYIVEENTRSRLSALLEILEDYDAVVYVDDKPVNLAVIDQGLGEYRNRVTLVRNTFRSEYDAPWMDPVGKYRAVNNLLELVRLVKELRGKP, from the coding sequence GTGAAGCTGGCTGTCGCATTAGACTATGATGGCGTACTGGTTGACAGCTACAGGGGGATCCCGGTTTTCTACATCATGGATCTCCCCGTTCTCACCGGGGCTGCATCAGATTACGCTAGGCAACTACTGTACCTTGAATACCTAGCCGAGGGAATAGGTCTTCTACGGGAGGAGTTGTGGCCAAGGTATATTCCAGGGTTTTCGCTAAGCCTCTACGATGAGTTGATAACAAGGTACTGGGAGAGGAGGATGGAGTATTCACATCCCCTCCCGGGAGTGAGGCACGCGTTAAAACTGCTGATGGAGAACGATGTAGACCTGTACCATGTGGGCCACAGGGACGACATCTATGGGTTGAAGGAGCACAGGGTTGAAGTAGACGGGTTTTCAGAGTACTTTAAAACACTATACATCGTTGAGGAGAACACGCGGTCCAGGCTTAGCGCGCTCCTTGAAATACTGGAGGATTACGATGCAGTAGTTTACGTGGACGATAAACCCGTGAACCTAGCAGTGATAGACCAGGGTCTCGGAGAGTACAGGAACAGGGTTACACTGGTTAGAAACACATTTAGATCCGAGTATGACGCCCCCTGGATGGATCCCGTTGGAAAATACAGGGCTGTAAATAATCTGCTTGAGCTCGTAAGACTCGTCAAAGAGCTGAGGGGAAAGCCGTGA